The Helicoverpa armigera isolate CAAS_96S chromosome 25, ASM3070526v1, whole genome shotgun sequence genome has a window encoding:
- the LOC110377102 gene encoding solute carrier family 2, facilitated glucose transporter member 6: MKKYYLIFSEGSKINQIICAVLINLPVFAYGACIGWMSPMGLLLQSKDSPRGTPLTDFEISWIASAPYLTCIPADYLMAILSDKFGRKHTLFFMSAVSFACWTIKLSSMEVWAFILARAMFGITMAGAYVTCPLYTKEISSANVRGMLGTLLIMSHTSGNLFLYIIGDILSYRTILWICLTLPTLHLILFLMMPESPSYLIKRGETEEAIRVMAWLRCRKEDDPLVVSEVNQIKKEQLKDEESNGFVLKAICQDKILVRAFIIAIVLALAREVCGSIPVLNFAGEIFSMSSEGSGLVLTPNQQAMALGAVQVIGASMASFPVEKAGRKPLFVGTAFVSGLSMCALASWFVAREYAVFTPAWIPVVALCLCIFCDALGLQPVSVIVTGEIFSFKYRGSVMAITMSAASFAAFVQTLFFKPLVNAVGAHVAFYFFGAVCIVTSIYVILKVPETKQRILEEIYEDLKTKKEKKMEREQMMAIEAAKVDV, encoded by the exons ATGAAGAAATACTACTTAATCTTTAGTGAAGGAAGCAAAATCAACCAAATAATTTGTGCGGTGCTAA TAAACCTGCCAGTGTTTGCATACGGGGCCTGCATCGGCTGGATGTCACCAATGGGGCTCCTGTTGCAATCTAAGGACTCGCCTAGAGGCACACCACTTACTGATTTCGAG ATATCCTGGATAGCTTCGGCGCCGTACTTAACATGTATACCAGCTGATTATCTCATGGCGATCCTGAGTGACAAGTTCGGAAGAAAACATACTCTATTCTTCATGTCTGCTGTATcattt GCTTGCTGGACAATAAAACTGTCTTCCATGGAAGTCTGGGCCTTCATCTTAGCGAGAGCCATGTTTGGTATAACGATGGCAGGAGCGTACGTCACATGTCCCTTGTACACGAAGGAGATCAGCTCAGCTAACGTTAGAGGCATGTTGGGGACTTTG CTAATCATGTCCCACACATCAGGGAACCTGTTCCTCTACATCATCGGGGACATACTGAGCTACCGCACGATCCTGTGGATCTGTCTGACGCTGCCGACGTTACACCTGATCCTCTTCCTCATGATGCCTGAGTCACCTTCGTATCTTATTAAGAGAGGAGAGACTGAG GAAGCCATCAGAGTAATGGCATGGCTCAGATGCAGGAAAGAAGATGATCCTTTAGTTGTCAGTGAAGTGAACCAGATCAAGAAGGAACAACTGAAGGACGAAGAGAGCAACGGCTTTGTTTTAAAAGctattt GTCAAGATAAAATCCTCGTCCGAGCTTTCATCATAGCCATAGTATTGGCATTAGCAAGAGAAGTATGCGGTTCCATCCCAGTGCTGAACTTCGCTGGGGAGATATTCTCCATGTCCTCAGAAGGTTCAGGGTTAGTCCTGACTCCTAACCAGCAAGCCATGGCTTTGGGTGCCGTGCAGGTTATAGGAGCTTCCATGGCGTCTTTTCCGGTCGAGAAGGCTGGTAGAAAG CCACTCTTCGTGGGTACAGCATTCGTGTCAGGTCTAAGCATGTGCGCCCTAGCATCCTGGTTCGTGGCTAGAGAGTACGCGGTCTTCACTCCAGCCTGGATACCGGTAGTGGCTCTCTGTTTGTGCATCTTTTGTGATGCACTGGGATTGCAGCCCGTGTCTGTCATTGTTACTGGGGAGATATTTTCGTTTAAG TACCGAGGCTCAGTAATGGCGATAACAATGTCAGCAGCATCATTCGCAGCCTTCGTACAGACACTCTTCTTCAAGCCCCTGGTGAACGCAGTAGGCGCTCACGTGGCATTCTACTTCTTCGGGGCAGTCTGCATAGTGACTTCCATCTACGTCATCCTTAAAGTGCCGGAGACGAAGCAGAGGATCCTTGAAGAGATCTATGAAGACTTGAAGacgaagaaagaaaagaagatGGAGAGAGAACAGATGATGGCTATTGAGGCCGCTAAAGTAGATGTTTAA